From Cotesia glomerata isolate CgM1 linkage group LG2, MPM_Cglom_v2.3, whole genome shotgun sequence, a single genomic window includes:
- the LOC123275519 gene encoding B9 domain-containing protein 2: protein MAELHIFGRIESAENFKKSILFCKWSFHTGSGWKLLNGNSEGQTQECRDFYRKKLAWDHPIDLHYTTHTLQGSPKLLLQIFSRDNYGRILFTAYGTCSVPMIPGFHQIKCHTWKPIGNWQDRLRDKFLGMTLQLKTPSLLANSTDRFELLTETEGDVDINFQIITRNFNKFGCH, encoded by the exons ATGGCGGAGCTTCACATATTCGGACGAATAGAATCAgcggaaaattttaaaaagtctattttattttgtaaatggAGTTTTCATACCg GAAGTGGCtggaaattattaaatggAAATAGTGAAGGACAAACTCAAGAGTGCCGTGATTTTTATCGTAAAAAATTAGCCTGGGATCATCCGATCGACTTGCACTATACAACGCACACGCTGCAAGGTTCACCAAAATTGTTACTGCAAATTTTTTCACGTGATAATTACGGTAGAATATTATTCACTGCCTACGGTACATGTTCGGTGCCGATGATTCCTGGATTTCATCAAATTAAATGTCATACTTGGAAACCAATtg GTAACTGGCAAGACAGATTGAGAGATAAGTTTTTGGGTATGAcattacaattaaaaacacCGAGTCTCCTAGCGAACAGTACTGACCGATTTGAGTTATTAACTGAAACAGAGGGTGATGTTGACATAAACTTTCAAATAATAACCcggaattttaataaattcggttgtcattga
- the LOC123275514 gene encoding tectonic-1 gives MSTSSLQSECILVSILLNLIVYVHCLTTDSYSTLTTCMNETECQSSSENYELISESSTSENMNYVTEMINTEKDLNPTDVHTTKKVNISNIFTSFYPITTRSYSVNKLSNYSITANINRQSVPIVKRITDPCTCDFQMLRCDVNCCCDNDCTDFHLSVFSHCSDHKRNKYDSRYCYTKEFIRKNNTDFILERIADNLFCISYDNLPPIYSKSSSIKVTNRAEFDEILKIKLQSQFTWSQEPYAPSQINTRNPYQDGDILWTVKSIYFHPLELPISGFTSHCLFRKSLTYLREFNFHCLQTKLNINNTDLFIETYNNFTIISSPIFLNSSLYTLSSNQSCPKNVCIPIETIYCLKAWSMCNTTLQPKSSCENGTCYNIVKQILYTITHNGTMGVQKIQLNILLGNFSTSYHQHFEVKYEWTGFSNDEVIYVSGNPGYITNKPIIIGTLMKSTSKNIVTEFIFINKTDYQLTVPLGGSKNNYCSEENRYTVKFNEDLKSKCLISLETNNFTVDTCNEINKKIIAAYFQQTLINITSIEGYKLFISKTSNITNNNVTNWNQILLNKLPARATGQKINDKISCWNLTTSINIDILYSLLPKPDDDTTYHKIVGVAITLNERNVSLSKCPIVNCTDKIDHEINSFVKFHDVSMPDNYFFAGGPNLDISLPYDFFYPFMSSSNSCQCNFIVVIINIINVIIYKFII, from the exons atgtcAACGTCAAGCTTGCAATCTGAGTGTATTTTAGTCTCAATTCtgttaaatttaatagtttatgTCCATTGCTTGACGACAGATAGTTACAGTACTTTGACAACTTGTATGAATGAAACGGAGTGTCAAAGTTCGTCggaaaattatgaattaataagTGAATCCAGCACGAGTGAAAATATGAATTATGTCACTGAGATGATAAATACTGAAAAGGATTTGAATCCCACTGACGTTCATACTactaaaaaagtcaatatttcTAACATATTTACGTCATTTTATCCAATTACAACGAGATCTTAttctgtaaataaattatctaattattcaATAACTGCGAATATCAATAGACAATCAGTACCAATTGTTAAACGAATTACTGATCCTTGCACGTGTGATTTTcag atgTTAAGGTGTGATGTTAATTGTTGTTGTGATAATGATTGCACAGATTTTCATTTGAGTGTATTTTCTCACTGTTCTGAccataaaagaaataaatatgacAGTCGTTACTGTTACACCAAAGAATTTATACGTAAAAATAATACTGACTTTATCTTAGAACGTATcgctgataatttattttgtatatcATACGATAATTTACCACCGATTTACAGTAAGAGCAGCTCAATT aaagttACAAATAGAGCAGAGtttgatgaaatattaaaaattaaacttcaatCTCAATTTACGTGGTCTCAAGAACCGTATGCCCCTTCACAAATAAACACGAGGAATCCATATCAAGATGGTGACATTTTATGGACAGTTAAATCAATATATTTCCATCCTTTAG AATTACCTATCAGTGGATTTACAAGTCACTGTTTGTTTCGAAAGAGTTTGACGTATTTAAGAGAATTCAATTTCCACTGTCtccaaacaaaattaaatataaataatactgatCTTTTTATTGAAACTTATAATAACTTTACAATTATATCTTCgccaatatttttaaattcatctcTTTATACTTTATCATCAAATCAG agtTGCCCAAAAAATGTTTGTATACCAATTGAAACAATTTATTGTCTGAAAGCGTGGTCTATGTGTAATACAACATTACAACCAAAATCTTCATGTGAAAATGGTACCTGCTATAATATTGTTAAGCAAATTCTTTATACGATAACACACAACGGTACGATGGGTGTACAAAAAATTCAGCTAAATATTCTTCTTGGTAATTTTTCAACGAGCTATCACCAACATTTTGAGGTGAAGTATGAGTGGACCGGATTTTCAAACGATGAAGTAATTTATGTAAGTGGGAATCCCGGTTATATTACCAATAAGCCGATAATAATTGGTACTCTAATGAAATCCACATCGAAAAATATTGTCAcggaatttattttcattaacaaAACGGATTACCAATTAACAGTGCCTTTGGGAGGAAgcaaaaacaattattgttcTGAAGAAAATAGATATActgttaaatttaatgaagatTTAAAATCAAAGTGCCTTATTTCATtagaaacaaataattttactgtCGATACTTGCaacgaaataaataaaaaaataatagcgGCATACTTTCAAcaaacattaataaatataacgtCTATTGAaggttataaattatttatatcaaaaacaAGTAATATCACGAACAATAACGTTACAAACTGGaatcaaatattattgaaCAAGCTACCCGCGCGAGCCACTGGCCAAAAGATTAATGACAAAATATCCTGTTGGAATTTAACGACGTCTATAAACATTGATATCCTGTATTCATTATTACCGAAACCCGATGACGATACTACGTACCATAAAATAGTTGGAGTAGCAATAACTCTCAATGAACGTAATGTCAGTTTATCAAAATGTCCTATAGTTAATTGCACGGACAAAATCGACCATGAAATAAACagttttgttaaatttcacgACGTATCAATGccagataattattttttcgctGGAGGCCCTAATTTAGATATCAGTTTACCCTATGACTTTTTTTATCCTTTCATGAGTAGCTCTAATTCTTGTCAGTGTAACTTTatagttgttattattaatataattaatgtaattatctataaatttatcatttaa